The genomic interval GGGCCCGTCTCGTCTCCGCCTACGCCGCCGCGGGCGGCCTGGGCACCGCCGCCGGCCAGGTGATCGGCGGCGCCCTCCTCCGGGCCGACCTGTTCGGGGCCGGCTGGCGCTCCCTGCTCTGGCTGCTGGCCCTGCTCGCCGCCGTCGCGCTCACCGGCGCGATCACGCTCCCGGGATCGCGCGGCGCCGACTCCGGGCGCGGCGACGGGGCCGGGGTGTCGGTCCTCGCCCTCGCGATCGCGAGCCTGCTCGTGCCCGCGAGCCTCGGCCCGACGTCCGGATGGCCGCTGTGGACGATCCTCGCGCTGGTCGCCGCGCCCCTCCTGCTCGTGGGGTTCTGGCAGGTCGAGCGACGCATCGAGCGAGCACGAGGGCTTCCGCTGGTGCCGCCGGCGGTGCTGCGCGAGCCCGCCGTCTGCAAGGGGCTGGCCGTGGCAGGGCTCTTCTTCGCGGGCTTCTCGGCGTTCATGTACGAGTACGCCCTCGTCAGCCAGGGGGCGTGGCACGAGACCGCATGGGCGTCGGGACTGTCCCTGCTGCCGTTCTCGCTCGCCTTCGTCGTGGGGTCCCTCGCGGTGGGCCGTGGCCGCGACGCCCTGGGCTCGAACGCCCGCGTGATGATGGCGGGCACCCTCGCGCAGATCGCCGCCCTCGGCGCGGTCGCGGCGATCCTCACGCTCTCGCCGCACGAGCCCTCCGGGTGGCTGCTCCAGCCCGTCCTGCTCGTGCTCGGCTGGGCCCAGGCATGGGTGTACGGGCCGCTGCTCGGCACCGTGATGGACGGCGTGCCCGCACGGGTCGCCGGCCTGACCGGAGGCCTGTTCTCGATGGCCCAGCAGACCGCGCTCGGCCTCGGGGTCGCCCTCTACGGCGCCGTCCTGACCGGCCTGCAGAGCGCCGGCGCGACGCAGCAGACCGCCATGGCCGGGAGCATCGCCCTGAACGTCGTGAGCGCGCTCGGCGTGCTGGCGCTCGTGCGCTCCCTCGACGGCGGCCTGCGGGCGCCTCGGCGGCCCCGCGTACAGTGATGAAGATGTCCACCCCGCGTTTCCGCCGCCCTGCCTCCCTGTCCCTCGCCGACCAGGATCTGCTGCCCGGAGAGCCCGATCCCGCGACCTCGACCGACCTCGCGCACCGCAGCGCCGAGGCGCTCGTGGCCCAGGTCCGGCAGAGCGCCGACGACGAGGTCGTGCGCCGGGTCGTGGCCCTCGCACAGACCGAGGGGCTCGACGATCTCGCGGCGCTGTGGTCGACCTCCCCCGCGGGCACCCTGCCCGGCGCGCTCTGGCGCCTCTACGTGCTGCACGCATGGGTCCAGCGGGACCCGGAGGACGTCGTGCGCCGCTACCGCGAGGGCTCCCGCACCGTGCCGGGGCTGCGCTACCTGGCCGGGCTCTCGGAGCCCCCGGACGTGCCCTCGGTGCGTCGCACCCTCGACCAGATCCTGCGCGGCGCCTTCACGGGAGACCTCGCGATGGCGCTCGGACGGGCCGCCGCCGTGCTCATGCTCGTCTCCTACGGCACCGCCCACCTGGCCGACGCCGAGCCCGATCCGCGGCGGCAGGGCGAGCTGACCGGCGAGGCCGGCCGTCTGCTGTCCACGGGTGAGGAGCTCGCCGTGGCCGCACGCCTCGAAGAGGCCGGAGACCTCTCCTGACCTGGCACGACGCCCGTCTGCGCGACGGATCACAGCGCTCGGGACGACAGCGCCCGTCG from Brachybacterium huguangmaarense carries:
- a CDS encoding MFS transporter gives rise to the protein MTPHAPGDLACPPPTPAPHATTVPSAAPSQPASAAPGGRTDGVRLRPWGVVALLIGMFSSTYVFSSMNVALPDIGADLGADAGQLKLVMGAYATALAVCVVPAGRLGDRHGRRRLIIAGLTATLVLAVVAGLATDAWTLVVLRTLLGVSVALYLPQLLSVIQVCTTGPARARLVSAYAAAGGLGTAAGQVIGGALLRADLFGAGWRSLLWLLALLAAVALTGAITLPGSRGADSGRGDGAGVSVLALAIASLLVPASLGPTSGWPLWTILALVAAPLLLVGFWQVERRIERARGLPLVPPAVLREPAVCKGLAVAGLFFAGFSAFMYEYALVSQGAWHETAWASGLSLLPFSLAFVVGSLAVGRGRDALGSNARVMMAGTLAQIAALGAVAAILTLSPHEPSGWLLQPVLLVLGWAQAWVYGPLLGTVMDGVPARVAGLTGGLFSMAQQTALGLGVALYGAVLTGLQSAGATQQTAMAGSIALNVVSALGVLALVRSLDGGLRAPRRPRVQ